In Pirellulales bacterium, the following are encoded in one genomic region:
- the hpt gene encoding hypoxanthine phosphoribosyltransferase: protein MKTLLTEAQLREGIERLAAEIGRHYGSDPLTVVGVLTGSIIVLADLIRRLDMPLSVGLVQARSYRGPATTPGELTLHAELLPEVRDRRVLVLDDIFDTGQTLARLLDEIRRLKPSTLQSAVLLRKRGRSRVSFDPDFVGFEIPDEFVVGYGLDYQDAYRNLPYVAALEPADLAAGRES from the coding sequence ATGAAAACACTGCTGACCGAGGCCCAATTACGCGAGGGAATCGAGCGGCTGGCCGCGGAAATCGGCCGGCACTACGGCTCGGACCCCCTGACCGTGGTCGGGGTCCTGACCGGCAGCATCATCGTCCTGGCCGACCTGATCCGCCGGCTCGACATGCCCTTGTCGGTCGGCCTGGTCCAGGCCCGTAGCTACCGTGGACCGGCCACGACTCCCGGCGAACTGACCTTGCACGCCGAGTTGCTGCCCGAGGTGCGCGACCGTCGGGTGTTGGTGCTGGACGACATTTTTGACACCGGCCAGACCTTGGCCCGGCTGCTTGACGAAATCCGGCGGCTGAAACCATCGACCTTGCAGTCGGCCGTGCTGCTGCGGAAACGCGGCCGCAGCCGGGTGTCGTTCGATCCCGATTTTGTCGGTTTCGAGATTCCCGACGAGTTCGTCGTCGGCTACGGGCTCGACTATCAGGACGCCTACCGCAATCTGCCGTACGTGGCGGCGCTCGAACCGGCCGATCTGGCCGCAGGGCGGGAGAGTTGA